The segment acatCCTTCAGATAGATTCTATATGAAGTTAAGGCATTCAAGAAATGTTTcgatctttttttttctgacAATATAGGTGTCCAAACCACCTTGTGCACACGTCCACTGTTCTATGTTACCTGCATCCTTACACTACTACAGGTGCTAATCCTGTCCGGGAGGGAATAAATCACATAACTTTCTACCTCTACTGGAATTCAAATTCTGTTCTGCCATGGTCTTTGTTCCTACTTCATCATCGGCCACACCCTTGGTGTAACAGTTTGGTTTCATATACATCAACATATATCAATTATAGTGTACTCGTCTTTAGCAAAACACAATAAAGCACAAAACTTTCCTGCTGAACTTGCTCTCCCACAAGGATAAAAAGAAacctcagtccgagatacaaaAATAAACTTCATCTAGCTAATCAAAAGAACATGCCATGGAAGGGCAAGTAATCTACATTGATTTAACTGTAAGTCGAGAGTCTAAGCAGAAATTACCTGCTGATTCGAGATACATATATGAATCCATCAAGAATGTagcaaattttcttttatttcattgtcTAATCTATTTCATCTTATATTAGACATAATTCAAGAATAAGTAATGTATACCAAGTTAAAGCTTCCATCTTCCTCGAAAATTTGGTTTGCTGCTTAAAAGCTCAGAATCTGAACCACCATAAACTACATATCATCGAATTCAACTCTCTTTTTCATCAGTTCCAAAGAGCTTCATCCGGGACAAAGCTGTTCTCAGATAACCTTCCACCTCGAACTTCTTAGGGGAAAGCTCGCGGTACTTAGCGAATTGCTCTCTAGCCTCTTTATTCCTGTCAAGCAAACTGTAAATCATTCCTCTACAGAAATATGGCCTGAAATCTTTAGGATCCTCCTTCTCAAGCTCGTCGTAGCTCCTTAATGCTTCCTCAACATTCTTCTGCAAGAACTGTACTTGTGCCATTATAAACCGAATATCCCTACTTTCCTTCACTTTGCTCTCTTCCTCAGCTAACCTCAATGCCTCCTCTAACCTCTGAATCACCTTCACCCCCTCACCACACCTATCCATCAGCAATGCATTCTCAAACAATGCCTCGAACGAAAGAGGGGTTTTCGATAAAATCTCTTCGAAAACTTCCCTTGCATCTTCAAGCTTCCCCATTTCGTTCAACAGCCTCGCCGTTAAGAATTTCCATTCGGTATTCTCCGGCTGAGCAGACGACAACTTCTTCAGTATTTTCAGACTCTCCTCGTCCTCCCCTGATTCCAATTTTTCCTGGAGGAGATTTTTTAGGGCTTCAATAGCTTCAGGACTGGATTCTAAGAACTGAGTCAGTGGTGAaccttcctcttcttcttcttgctgTTGCTCTTCCATTACAGCAGCTGGTGGGGTTTCAGCTCTTGCCAATGAGGTTCCGACCGGGAACTTCCCTAAAGCCACAGCGGCGAAAACAACAGCAACACCCGCAGATTTGAGGGTAGAGATTAATGGGTTCGACTTAGAATTTCCATTGACGGAAGCCTGAAGGACGAATCTTCTGCTATAGCTTTTATGAGCAGTTTTGGGGATTGTGAAAATGGAGGAACGGGAAGGTGAATTGCGGAAAGTGGTGGAGTGGTGGAAGAACGACGATGAACCGATAGTCAAAGTGGAGTTCATGGTGATAGTCGCCGGTAAAAGGTAGATTCCGGCGGGGATTGACGGAAGCTAAAGTCTCCGGCGAGTTTTTTTAGGGAAGGTTTTAGCAGTGTGTGATAGGGTTTTAGAGtttcaagaattaaaaaaaaaaggggttaGGAGAGATTTTTTGTAAGAGTCGGGTTTAGGTTGACATGCTTCTGAAGAAGATTTTACGTAACGTTAAAATATTATAGTATACATATTTTTGGATTGACGATAGGCGTAATTCAAGAAGCTAATTTTAAATCTCGTCTGAATATGATTTGCTATTAgtgatttaaaatcaaattgatttaaagttaaagttttattttgatatattttgaattttttaagttataattttttcagtaaacataaaaattcacaaattGTGAAAAGTAttaattgttcaatttttatataatcttatcaaataagcaaattataatttataaataacatGTCTGAATATATTAAGGTGATACATTATTCAAATCTCATGTCGAAACACCTACTTTAATGTGCATAATATGTAGCTTGGACAATGACATATACCATATGATATCAATTGAAGTCGTATGGTAGAATATAtaagaataatgaaaaatatagtgtattagtaatatttatattatttagtcTTGCATTAGTTATGatgagattt is part of the Solanum lycopersicum chromosome 1, SLM_r2.1 genome and harbors:
- the LOC101245871 gene encoding protein SLOW GREEN 1, chloroplastic → MNSTLTIGSSSFFHHSTTFRNSPSRSSIFTIPKTAHKSYSRRFVLQASVNGNSKSNPLISTLKSAGVAVVFAAVALGKFPVGTSLARAETPPAAVMEEQQQEEEEEGSPLTQFLESSPEAIEALKNLLQEKLESGEDEESLKILKKLSSAQPENTEWKFLTARLLNEMGKLEDAREVFEEILSKTPLSFEALFENALLMDRCGEGVKVIQRLEEALRLAEEESKVKESRDIRFIMAQVQFLQKNVEEALRSYDELEKEDPKDFRPYFCRGMIYSLLDRNKEAREQFAKYRELSPKKFEVEGYLRTALSRMKLFGTDEKES